The Streptomonospora litoralis genome window below encodes:
- the folE gene encoding GTP cyclohydrolase I FolE, translated as MPLVVPAHKSVDHGRIEKAVREILLAIGEDPDRDGLRETPARVARAYEEQFAGLSQRPEDVLTTVFEAGHEEMVLVRDIELYSTCEHHLVPFYGSAHVGYIPNSKGQITGLSKIARLVDVYARRPQVQERLTTQVADGIMANLEPRGVIVVIEAEHLCMTMRGVRKPGAKTVTSAVRGDFRNRDRTRAEAMSLILGQH; from the coding sequence ATCCCGCTGGTCGTCCCGGCACACAAGTCGGTCGACCACGGGCGGATCGAGAAGGCGGTCCGGGAGATCCTGCTGGCCATCGGCGAGGACCCGGACCGCGACGGTCTGCGCGAGACCCCGGCGCGGGTCGCGCGCGCCTACGAGGAGCAGTTCGCCGGTCTGAGCCAGCGCCCCGAGGACGTGCTGACCACGGTGTTCGAGGCGGGTCACGAGGAGATGGTGCTCGTCCGCGACATCGAGCTGTACTCGACCTGCGAACACCACCTCGTGCCCTTCTACGGCAGCGCCCACGTGGGCTACATCCCCAACAGCAAGGGGCAGATCACCGGGCTGTCCAAAATCGCGCGTCTGGTCGACGTCTACGCCCGCCGCCCCCAGGTGCAGGAGCGGCTGACCACTCAGGTCGCCGACGGCATCATGGCCAACCTGGAACCGCGCGGGGTCATCGTGGTGATCGAGGCCGAACACCTGTGCATGACCATGCGCGGGGTGCGCAAGCCCGGTGCGAAGACGGTGACCTCGGCCGTGCGCGGCGACTTCCGCAACCGCGACCGCACCCGTGCCGAGGCCATGAGCCTGATCCTGGGCCAGCACTGA
- the folP gene encoding dihydropteroate synthase, with protein MGVVNVTPDSFSDGGSWFDTSSAIEHGVRLAEEGADIVDVGGESTRPGAQRVSRDEELRRVEPVVRELARQGIAVSVDTMRAEVAAHAVEAGARLVNDVSGGLADPAMARLLAKTGVGYVLMHWRGHSHLMQDRARYADVVQEVHDELRERMAAMVDEGVAPSQVVLDPGLGFSKLPDRAHNWALLAHLDRFHDLGRPLLIAGSRKRFLGRLLSDADGNPRDFAGCDDATVALTTLCAANGAWCVRVHDVRPNADAVRVAAAWGTGGARLDEGRGELIGRSGR; from the coding sequence ATGGGCGTCGTCAACGTCACCCCCGATTCGTTCTCCGACGGCGGATCGTGGTTCGACACCTCCAGCGCCATCGAGCACGGTGTGCGCCTCGCCGAGGAGGGCGCCGACATCGTCGACGTCGGCGGGGAGTCCACCCGGCCGGGCGCGCAGCGCGTCTCCCGCGACGAGGAGCTGCGCCGGGTGGAGCCGGTGGTGCGCGAACTCGCCCGCCAGGGAATCGCCGTCAGCGTCGACACCATGCGCGCCGAGGTGGCCGCCCATGCGGTGGAGGCGGGCGCGCGGCTGGTCAACGACGTCAGCGGCGGGCTCGCCGATCCCGCCATGGCGCGCCTGCTCGCCAAGACCGGGGTCGGCTACGTGCTGATGCACTGGCGCGGCCACAGCCACCTCATGCAGGACCGCGCCCGCTACGCCGACGTGGTCCAGGAGGTCCACGACGAGCTGCGCGAGCGCATGGCGGCCATGGTCGACGAGGGGGTCGCTCCCTCGCAGGTCGTCCTCGACCCCGGACTCGGGTTCTCCAAGCTGCCCGACCGCGCCCACAACTGGGCACTGCTCGCTCATCTCGACCGATTCCACGACTTGGGGCGTCCACTTTTGATCGCAGGCTCCCGCAAGCGCTTCCTCGGCCGGCTGCTCAGCGACGCCGACGGCAACCCGCGCGACTTCGCCGGATGCGACGACGCAACCGTCGCGCTGACCACGCTTTGCGCCGCCAACGGCGCCTGGTGCGTCCGGGTGCACGACGTCCGCCCCAACGCCGACGCGGTACGGGTCGCCGCGGCTTGGGGTACCGGCGGAGCCCGACTCGACGAAGGGCGTGGCGAACTCATCGGCCGGAGCGGCCGGTGA
- a CDS encoding DUF3180 domain-containing protein, translating to MPLAVAVVSGVLSFLVIDRVYGGIPLLPWSAIPTLLLLAAAETITAVHTRRRIRRVPGTEPMEPLSAARLVALAKASAVFASIAIGAFAGMLAALLERLGAVDARTDALTAAGTLLSAAVLLAAALFLEYACRVPGEEEPQGPKT from the coding sequence ATGCCGCTGGCTGTCGCCGTGGTTTCGGGAGTTCTGTCGTTCCTGGTGATCGACCGGGTCTACGGCGGGATCCCGCTCCTTCCGTGGAGCGCGATCCCCACCCTGCTGCTGTTGGCCGCCGCCGAGACGATCACTGCGGTGCACACCCGGCGCCGGATCCGGCGGGTGCCCGGCACGGAGCCGATGGAACCGCTCAGCGCCGCCCGGCTGGTGGCCCTGGCCAAGGCCAGCGCGGTGTTCGCGTCGATCGCCATCGGCGCCTTCGCCGGCATGCTGGCTGCCCTGTTGGAGCGCCTCGGCGCGGTGGACGCTCGCACCGATGCACTTACGGCGGCCGGCACGCTGCTCTCGGCGGCGGTGCTGCTGGCGGCCGCACTGTTCCTTGAGTATGCCTGCCGCGTCCCGGGCGAGGAGGAGCCGCAGGGCCCGAAAACGTGA
- a CDS encoding nuclear transport factor 2 family protein, translated as MRSRQEVMERVAEANAQFYGAIENGDIDLMRRVWAEEDEAPDLVCINPGWPLLRGRAEIMRAWTLIMANVPYIQYVLTETHIGVSGEVAMVTCEENVLTAEDDSPGFVAGGQVVTTNMFVRTAEGWRLWSHHASPVLLDENEEQDGEGDAV; from the coding sequence GTGAGGTCCCGCCAGGAGGTCATGGAGCGCGTCGCCGAGGCCAACGCGCAGTTCTACGGTGCCATCGAGAACGGCGACATCGACCTGATGCGCCGCGTCTGGGCCGAGGAGGACGAGGCGCCCGACCTCGTCTGCATCAACCCGGGCTGGCCGCTGCTGCGCGGGCGTGCCGAGATCATGCGGGCCTGGACGCTGATCATGGCGAACGTGCCCTACATCCAGTACGTGCTCACCGAGACCCACATCGGTGTCAGCGGCGAGGTGGCCATGGTCACCTGCGAGGAGAACGTGCTCACCGCCGAGGACGACAGCCCCGGGTTCGTCGCGGGCGGGCAGGTGGTCACCACCAACATGTTCGTGCGCACCGCGGAGGGTTGGCGGCTGTGGTCGCACCACGCCTCGCCGGTTCTGCTCGACGAGAACGAGGAGCAGGACGGGGAGGGGGACGCGGTGTGA
- the folK gene encoding 2-amino-4-hydroxy-6-hydroxymethyldihydropteridine diphosphokinase codes for MTGPATRRRVVLSLGSNVGDRLAALQGAVDALFDAPGLEPAGLSPVYETAPVGGPEQGPFLNAVVTADTRMPADVLLERTQSVEEALGRVRDVRWGPRTLDVDIIAVGGESSDAPELVLPHPRAHERAFVLAPWADVEPDAEISGRGSVRRLLAGIDGQELHRRDDLVLRV; via the coding sequence ATGACCGGGCCGGCGACGCGACGCAGGGTCGTGCTGTCCCTCGGCAGCAACGTGGGTGACCGACTGGCCGCGCTGCAGGGCGCCGTAGACGCGTTGTTCGACGCGCCCGGGCTGGAGCCGGCCGGGCTGTCGCCGGTCTACGAGACGGCGCCGGTGGGCGGCCCCGAGCAGGGACCGTTCCTCAACGCCGTGGTGACCGCCGACACCCGGATGCCCGCCGATGTGCTCCTGGAGCGGACGCAGTCCGTCGAGGAGGCGCTGGGGCGGGTGCGCGACGTGCGATGGGGGCCGCGGACCCTCGACGTCGACATAATCGCGGTGGGGGGCGAGTCCAGCGACGCCCCGGAACTCGTTCTCCCGCATCCCCGCGCGCACGAGCGGGCGTTCGTGCTGGCGCCGTGGGCCGACGTCGAGCCCGACGCCGAGATCTCCGGGCGCGGCTCGGTGCGTCGGCTGCTCGCCGGTATCGACGGCCAGGAACTGCACCGCCGGGACGACCTCGTGCTGAGGGTCTGA
- a CDS encoding PH domain-containing protein: MSTSLTWYRRSVMFAVLVPALLLGGAALWIVGWVWALAWAVLAAAFGGLGWWAARLMRDTWGYAEGETDLYLTYGLFTRQLVVIPYGRMQVVDVTSDLLEQALGTATVQVRTAATTADTRIPGLRLDDAVQLRDRLAARSETFSTGL; encoded by the coding sequence GTGTCGACGTCGCTGACCTGGTACCGGCGCTCGGTCATGTTCGCGGTACTGGTGCCGGCCCTGCTCCTGGGTGGCGCAGCGCTGTGGATCGTCGGATGGGTGTGGGCCCTCGCCTGGGCCGTTCTTGCGGCGGCGTTCGGCGGCCTGGGCTGGTGGGCGGCCCGGTTGATGCGCGACACCTGGGGCTACGCCGAGGGCGAGACCGACCTCTACCTGACCTACGGCCTGTTCACCCGCCAGCTCGTCGTCATCCCTTACGGCCGTATGCAGGTCGTCGACGTCACCTCCGACCTGCTGGAACAGGCGCTCGGCACGGCGACCGTGCAAGTGCGCACTGCGGCGACCACCGCCGACACCCGCATCCCCGGCCTGCGCCTGGACGACGCCGTCCAGTTGCGCGACCGGCTGGCCGCACGCAGTGAGACCTTCTCGACGGGGCTGTGA
- the folB gene encoding dihydroneopterin aldolase has protein sequence MTEALDRIRLRGLRARGYHGVLPEERREGQEFVVDVAIGLDLSEAGASDDLAATVHYGELAERLVSVVRGEAVDLIETLAERLAAVCLVEPRVREAEVTVHKPQAPIPHTFEDVAVTIVRTNRAGG, from the coding sequence GTGACCGAGGCGCTCGACCGCATCCGGTTGCGCGGACTGCGCGCCCGCGGATACCACGGGGTGCTTCCCGAGGAGCGGCGCGAGGGCCAGGAGTTCGTGGTCGACGTCGCCATCGGACTCGACCTCAGCGAGGCCGGCGCCAGCGACGACCTCGCGGCCACGGTGCACTACGGCGAGCTTGCCGAACGGCTCGTGTCGGTGGTGCGGGGCGAGGCGGTCGACCTGATCGAGACGCTGGCCGAGCGGTTGGCTGCGGTGTGCCTGGTTGAACCGCGGGTGCGGGAGGCCGAGGTCACCGTGCACAAGCCGCAGGCGCCGATCCCGCACACTTTCGAGGACGTCGCCGTGACTATCGTGCGTACGAACCGGGCGGGCGGGTGA